A portion of the Stigmatella aurantiaca DW4/3-1 genome contains these proteins:
- a CDS encoding serine/threonine protein kinase: MTSNLLRLPSGAIVDGWHVSRELGNGGFAVVYLVEKNGKPYALKVARHRDASGDDKQTHARMVREATTLLMLDHPNIIRHRGYGYAETGNMYVVLEYVDGWTLAEWKERKHPTIHEILRVFVKLASALSYMHERGVLHRDLKLVNVLIRKSDGEPIIIDFGCATYSMAEDLTEEGLPPGTERFRAPEQFKFLREHKKEHRARYAFRVADEIFAFGVMLYELLADPRPAEHRPRIALNNLMMPPPPVRAANPRIPLALSELVERILSRDPSKRPVDTEALRRELEEHLERSGAEYMVPAHAPSEQWPSEPSGVGGPPGGPSNGPRLRKRASRALAAGAALVMALTAAVTFWRVSGDVPSPIPDHSAPSMTSPLDMSLPSPAPIVLPPAPDVGQKEGSTVKMTTPEVPTQERRTRVRNKVSAAECAGLSLVAALAAGCPSSQIRPESFTCPAGAALAMEDHLHWETGDRFTLVIDDRHNKEGRVWFTPGSDVVGVVPKMKGHDRRQLEVAPPGTRFYGKAYYLSDKMGRADGPALVVRYDRVKLPGQDEHPICFVVEGRSYGFKDGRVEASNYLSGRVVDRWP, from the coding sequence ATGACATCGAATCTGCTGAGGCTGCCATCTGGTGCCATTGTTGACGGCTGGCATGTTTCAAGGGAACTCGGCAATGGTGGGTTTGCCGTCGTCTATTTGGTGGAGAAGAACGGCAAGCCTTACGCGCTCAAAGTGGCACGCCATCGCGATGCCAGCGGGGACGACAAGCAGACACATGCCCGGATGGTGCGTGAGGCTACGACACTCCTCATGCTGGATCATCCCAACATCATCCGGCACAGGGGGTATGGCTACGCGGAAACGGGCAATATGTATGTCGTGTTGGAATACGTGGACGGCTGGACGCTGGCAGAGTGGAAGGAGCGCAAGCACCCCACGATCCATGAAATCTTGCGAGTCTTCGTCAAGCTCGCTTCCGCGCTGTCGTACATGCATGAGCGGGGCGTGCTTCATCGGGATTTGAAGCTGGTCAACGTCCTGATCCGCAAGAGCGATGGGGAGCCCATCATCATCGACTTCGGCTGCGCGACCTACTCAATGGCCGAAGACCTGACAGAAGAAGGGTTGCCACCGGGGACCGAGCGCTTCCGAGCACCCGAGCAGTTCAAGTTCCTGCGGGAACACAAGAAGGAGCATCGGGCACGGTATGCCTTCAGGGTGGCCGACGAGATCTTCGCGTTTGGAGTCATGCTCTACGAACTGCTGGCGGACCCGCGACCGGCGGAACATCGGCCGCGCATCGCCCTGAACAACCTCATGATGCCACCTCCTCCGGTACGGGCGGCGAATCCCCGGATACCCTTGGCGCTCAGCGAACTGGTCGAGAGGATTCTTTCTCGGGACCCCTCCAAGCGCCCCGTTGACACGGAGGCCCTCCGTCGCGAGTTGGAAGAGCACCTGGAGCGCTCGGGGGCCGAGTACATGGTGCCCGCCCATGCTCCCTCGGAACAGTGGCCGTCCGAGCCTTCAGGGGTTGGGGGGCCTCCTGGGGGGCCTTCCAACGGCCCTAGGCTGCGCAAGAGGGCCTCAAGGGCGCTCGCTGCAGGCGCCGCACTGGTAATGGCCCTGACCGCGGCTGTGACCTTCTGGCGCGTCTCTGGAGACGTTCCCTCTCCGATTCCGGACCATTCCGCACCGTCGATGACCTCTCCCCTTGATATGTCCCTCCCGAGCCCCGCGCCGATCGTCCTCCCCCCGGCGCCGGACGTTGGCCAGAAGGAAGGTTCCACCGTGAAGATGACGACACCTGAAGTCCCGACCCAAGAGCGCCGCACGCGCGTGCGCAACAAGGTCAGTGCTGCCGAATGTGCGGGGCTGTCCCTCGTTGCGGCACTGGCAGCGGGCTGCCCCAGTTCTCAGATCCGGCCCGAGTCCTTCACCTGTCCGGCCGGCGCCGCGCTGGCCATGGAGGACCATCTTCATTGGGAGACGGGAGACCGTTTCACGCTCGTAATCGATGACCGTCACAACAAAGAGGGTAGAGTCTGGTTCACCCCCGGCTCAGATGTGGTGGGGGTTGTCCCGAAGATGAAAGGGCATGACCGGAGGCAGCTCGAAGTGGCCCCCCCCGGGACACGCTTCTATGGGAAGGCTTACTACCTTTCTGACAAGATGGGCCGCGCGGACGGGCCTGCGCTTGTCGTGAGGTACGACCGCGTGAAGCTTCCTGGGCAGGATGAGCACCCCATCTGCTTCGTCGTAGAGGGGCGCTCCTACGGCTTCAAGGATGGTCGCGTGGAGGCAAGCAACTACCTCTCGGGCCGAGTCGTGGACCGCTGGCCCTGA
- the tnpC gene encoding IS66 family transposase → MAPTCQVGIDSADVKGYKAEVSLHEPASAALARIAELEALLSAERQRSAQLENERDVLRASHERLRLELELLKRRLFVAKAERVDTQQLELEFAQKLRALEEVAGTLGMTSGQPAEGDSDKKKKRKPSGRRDLKALPLEEKRVEITDPLFEELVAQGKAERIGFEESSKLAWQRGGMRRLVVARVKYRALGRDGEAQVETAPVPPEVLPRSLAAPSMLAHVLSEKFCDGLPLHRLEERAARDGVPLDRGTMSRWVEEAGASVGATVVAAARQQALRTAFCIATDATGICVQPDKRPDGARQPCRRGHYFVLLADKDHVFFEYTPRETSAVVEELFRGYSGYIQADAKSVYDVLFRKPDTPPTEHDSPEEVGCWSHCRRKFWEATCAKSEVAREGLARIGRLFALEEAWKADTPQTIHRLRNAHLRPHLEAFFRWAEDEYSKVRDERGLLRSALGYAVRQKQALMRVLDDGRLVLDNNRSERALRRIAVGRKAWLFVGSDGHAQSVGNILSLIASARLHGLDPEAYLRDLFRVLAHWPRERYLELAPLYWASTRARLDSRELAAEIGPLTVPPPLLPAPQQEAAANGSSR, encoded by the coding sequence GTGGCCCCTACCTGTCAGGTGGGTATCGACAGCGCGGACGTGAAGGGTTACAAGGCCGAGGTGTCCCTGCACGAGCCGGCTTCCGCAGCCCTGGCGCGCATCGCCGAGCTCGAAGCGCTGTTGAGCGCCGAGAGGCAGCGCAGCGCGCAGCTGGAGAACGAGCGGGACGTGCTGCGTGCCTCGCATGAGCGGCTGCGGCTGGAGTTGGAGTTGCTCAAGCGTCGCTTGTTCGTCGCCAAGGCCGAGCGGGTGGATACCCAGCAGTTGGAGCTGGAGTTTGCCCAGAAGCTGCGTGCGCTCGAGGAGGTCGCCGGCACGCTAGGCATGACCTCGGGCCAGCCGGCGGAAGGCGATTCGGACAAGAAGAAGAAGCGCAAGCCCTCGGGGCGGCGGGACTTGAAGGCGCTGCCGCTGGAAGAGAAGCGGGTGGAGATTACCGACCCACTCTTCGAAGAGCTGGTGGCTCAGGGCAAGGCCGAGCGTATTGGCTTCGAGGAGAGTAGCAAGCTGGCCTGGCAGCGTGGCGGCATGCGGCGCCTGGTGGTTGCGCGCGTCAAGTACCGCGCCCTGGGCCGGGACGGCGAAGCGCAGGTGGAGACTGCCCCGGTGCCGCCGGAAGTCCTGCCGCGCTCGCTGGCGGCGCCCTCGATGCTAGCCCACGTGTTGAGCGAGAAGTTCTGCGACGGGCTGCCGCTGCATCGCCTTGAGGAGCGTGCAGCCCGCGACGGCGTCCCGTTGGACCGCGGCACGATGAGCCGGTGGGTCGAAGAGGCGGGGGCGAGCGTGGGAGCCACCGTGGTGGCCGCTGCGCGCCAGCAAGCCCTGCGCACCGCCTTCTGTATCGCGACCGACGCGACGGGCATCTGCGTGCAGCCGGATAAGCGCCCCGACGGGGCCCGCCAGCCCTGTCGGCGCGGCCACTACTTTGTGCTCTTGGCGGACAAGGACCACGTCTTCTTCGAGTACACACCTCGAGAGACCAGCGCCGTGGTCGAGGAGCTGTTCCGAGGCTACTCGGGCTACATTCAGGCCGACGCCAAGAGTGTCTACGACGTGCTGTTCCGAAAGCCCGACACACCGCCCACCGAGCACGACAGCCCGGAGGAGGTGGGGTGCTGGTCGCACTGTCGCAGAAAATTCTGGGAGGCCACCTGCGCCAAGAGCGAGGTGGCGCGCGAAGGACTGGCGCGGATCGGCCGCCTCTTCGCGCTTGAGGAGGCCTGGAAAGCCGATACCCCGCAGACAATCCACCGCCTGCGCAACGCGCACCTGCGCCCGCACCTGGAGGCCTTCTTCCGCTGGGCAGAAGACGAGTACTCCAAGGTGCGCGACGAGCGGGGCCTTTTGCGCTCCGCTCTCGGCTACGCGGTGCGCCAGAAGCAGGCGCTGATGCGGGTGCTCGACGATGGCCGGCTCGTACTCGACAACAACCGCTCGGAGCGTGCGCTGCGGCGCATCGCCGTAGGCAGGAAGGCTTGGCTCTTCGTCGGCAGCGACGGCCACGCCCAGAGTGTCGGCAACATCCTCTCGCTCATCGCCTCGGCACGCCTGCACGGGCTCGACCCTGAGGCATACCTGCGAGACCTCTTCCGCGTGCTCGCCCACTGGCCCAGGGAGCGCTACCTGGAGCTCGCCCCGCTCTACTGGGCCAGCACCCGGGCTCGCCTCGACAGCCGGGAACTCGCCGCAGAGATCGGTCCTCTCACCGTCCCGCCGCCTCTCCTCCCGGCGCCGCAACAGGAGGCTGCGGCGAACGGATCGTCCCGATAG
- the tnpB gene encoding IS66 family insertion sequence element accessory protein TnpB (TnpB, as the term is used for proteins encoded by IS66 family insertion elements, is considered an accessory protein, since TnpC, encoded by a neighboring gene, is a DDE family transposase.), producing MIPHGVEIFVGLEPIDLRWGFERLSGLVETRLERPARSGALCVFFGRRRTALKVLFYDGTGLCLFYKRLDTGCFQVPQGLEEGATHLVVEEHVLEELLDGLRVEAPRRGPRPH from the coding sequence ATGATTCCGCACGGCGTGGAGATCTTCGTCGGGCTGGAGCCCATCGATTTGCGCTGGGGATTCGAGCGGCTGAGCGGGCTGGTGGAGACGCGACTGGAGCGCCCGGCGCGCAGTGGAGCCTTGTGCGTGTTTTTCGGCAGGAGGCGCACGGCGCTCAAGGTGCTCTTCTACGATGGGACAGGGCTGTGCCTGTTCTACAAGCGACTGGACACCGGCTGCTTCCAGGTGCCCCAAGGGCTTGAGGAGGGAGCCACCCACCTGGTGGTGGAGGAGCACGTGCTGGAGGAGTTGCTGGACGGGCTGCGCGTGGAGGCGCCGCGTCGAGGTCCTCGCCCGCATTGA
- the tnpA gene encoding IS66 family insertion sequence element accessory protein TnpA, which translates to MVDIEMWKKRVEDWRASGQSAGEYCKSQEFTAGTLYRWSSRLAEAAREEVEGAIPLVRLVRGTQPKPPQPVEAAAQSVAVIIEVKGARVLVPPGAQVATVGVALEALGADGRSGA; encoded by the coding sequence ATGGTAGACATCGAGATGTGGAAGAAGCGAGTGGAGGACTGGCGCGCCAGCGGGCAGAGCGCCGGGGAGTACTGCAAGAGCCAGGAGTTTACGGCAGGCACGCTCTACCGGTGGTCCAGTCGACTGGCCGAGGCAGCACGGGAGGAAGTGGAAGGTGCAATCCCCCTGGTGAGGTTGGTGCGCGGCACCCAGCCCAAGCCTCCGCAGCCCGTAGAGGCCGCGGCGCAGTCGGTGGCGGTCATCATCGAAGTGAAGGGCGCACGAGTGCTGGTGCCGCCTGGAGCACAGGTAGCGACAGTCGGGGTGGCGCTGGAGGCGCTCGGAGCCGACGGACGGAGCGGGGCGTAA
- a CDS encoding protein kinase gives MTRRKLLHPEWEKRYQTAGELGNALRRWLGELTLSPADAVEELEGVVNEASARWAREGVERSLSARRKLHHSALSIDRQRGS, from the coding sequence ATGACGCGGCGCAAGCTCCTCCATCCCGAGTGGGAGAAGCGCTATCAGACGGCGGGGGAGTTGGGGAATGCTCTGCGCCGCTGGCTCGGAGAGCTGACCTTGAGCCCCGCCGATGCGGTCGAGGAACTGGAAGGCGTCGTGAATGAGGCTTCGGCGCGCTGGGCCAGAGAGGGAGTGGAACGCTCTCTTTCCGCTAGAAGAAAGCTCCACCATTCGGCTCTCAGCATCGATCGTCAGAGAGGCTCGTGA
- a CDS encoding imm11 family protein, which yields MERNFYWVRRADVPQWLIETPTRESGEAFEEPWMFADGRMLEDPGCMKAQIATPGEKRTFAFSSIEKTPIASEAIANVFRTLAPDDVQLLPVSIEGEAEPYFVINASQVIDCIDEKQCQEVQHYAEDDPFPEYEGEYRWIYGLRIAPSKTEGAHVFRLMKFKTAFIVSEDIKNALEQVGNLGVSFERVTGPHEPL from the coding sequence GTGGAGCGCAATTTCTATTGGGTAAGAAGGGCTGACGTGCCGCAATGGCTCATCGAGACGCCGACACGGGAGTCTGGCGAAGCGTTTGAGGAGCCTTGGATGTTTGCTGATGGACGAATGCTTGAGGACCCGGGGTGCATGAAGGCTCAGATTGCTACCCCAGGCGAGAAGCGCACGTTTGCGTTCTCTAGTATCGAGAAGACCCCCATCGCCAGTGAGGCCATCGCGAATGTCTTTAGGACCCTTGCTCCCGATGACGTGCAACTTCTTCCGGTGTCGATAGAAGGAGAAGCCGAACCGTACTTCGTCATCAATGCATCCCAAGTGATTGATTGCATTGATGAAAAACAATGCCAGGAAGTGCAGCATTACGCAGAGGACGATCCTTTTCCTGAATATGAAGGAGAGTACCGTTGGATCTACGGCCTGCGAATCGCCCCCTCGAAGACCGAGGGCGCCCATGTCTTTCGGCTGATGAAGTTCAAGACCGCCTTCATCGTATCAGAGGATATTAAGAACGCGCTCGAACAGGTCGGGAACCTGGGGGTATCGTTCGAGCGCGTGACCGGCCCTCACGAGCCTCTCTGA
- a CDS encoding AHH domain-containing protein: MRFVGVFASLLLLGGCATPRVVHVEAGDGRRVAHESVEVDPVRVSEDEFRAALTQLILDVRMDVAFRETDAADQRGWVRSRTLLASSRGIADSGSGSSPESLYARICPDGDDCLTLVGGTGLTFSRKDRTLMALSFALDTVWESVEAEAGKVLNPAALKAMVTSAALTLLLTMTLPEPVTKVLAVALTVAMVAYLGIVPVWEIGRGFVRLWDDAERATTLIELQDVGHRFGKVLGTNGTRVLVLVVMAALGGKSAMAAQGPKLPGFPQAALRAQAEAGFHLGAALNGGVTSIAMPAAGVLNVTLAPGATAAVAMYSNDIRGDSEGPVHHICTNKNLASAASGGPWTPQCEKIFKKAGMSLEDAANKVRLNGHEGPHPERYHKEVVDRLERAVERCRTTETCRIKLMRELANISDELLTPGSPLRSFIVKVEG, encoded by the coding sequence GTGCGCTTTGTTGGAGTCTTCGCGTCATTGCTTCTTCTAGGTGGATGTGCGACCCCTCGCGTCGTCCACGTTGAGGCTGGAGACGGCAGACGGGTGGCCCACGAGTCCGTGGAGGTTGACCCAGTCCGGGTGAGTGAGGACGAGTTCAGGGCGGCCCTCACGCAGCTCATCCTTGACGTGCGCATGGATGTTGCGTTCCGCGAAACGGATGCAGCGGATCAGCGAGGGTGGGTGCGCTCCAGGACTCTGCTCGCGTCATCGAGGGGAATCGCGGACTCCGGCTCAGGGAGTTCACCTGAGTCCTTGTATGCGCGCATCTGCCCTGACGGGGACGACTGCTTGACCCTCGTGGGCGGGACGGGTCTGACGTTCTCGCGCAAGGACCGCACGTTGATGGCACTCTCGTTCGCGCTCGATACCGTGTGGGAGAGCGTCGAAGCAGAGGCCGGCAAGGTGCTGAACCCAGCAGCGCTCAAGGCCATGGTGACCTCGGCCGCGCTGACACTTCTCCTCACGATGACTCTTCCCGAACCGGTCACCAAGGTCCTTGCGGTCGCGTTGACGGTGGCAATGGTGGCTTACCTGGGCATTGTTCCGGTCTGGGAGATTGGCCGAGGCTTCGTCAGGCTGTGGGACGACGCGGAGAGAGCGACGACTCTCATCGAATTGCAGGACGTCGGCCACCGCTTCGGAAAGGTGCTCGGTACGAATGGCACGCGCGTATTGGTTCTCGTCGTCATGGCGGCTCTCGGCGGAAAGAGCGCGATGGCGGCCCAGGGTCCGAAGCTCCCGGGCTTTCCGCAGGCCGCGCTCCGAGCGCAGGCCGAGGCAGGATTCCACCTCGGGGCGGCACTGAACGGCGGCGTGACTTCCATCGCGATGCCTGCTGCTGGAGTGCTGAACGTCACGCTGGCTCCGGGAGCCACTGCTGCCGTCGCGATGTACTCGAACGATATTCGTGGCGACTCCGAAGGCCCGGTCCACCACATCTGCACGAACAAGAACCTGGCTTCGGCTGCTTCTGGCGGGCCGTGGACGCCACAGTGCGAGAAGATTTTCAAGAAGGCGGGCATGTCACTTGAGGACGCAGCGAACAAAGTGAGACTCAATGGCCATGAGGGGCCACACCCCGAGCGCTACCACAAAGAAGTGGTGGATCGACTAGAACGAGCCGTAGAGCGCTGCCGGACGACTGAGACTTGTCGGATCAAGTTGATGCGCGAGCTTGCAAATATTTCCGACGAGCTTTTGACTCCTGGCTCTCCGCTGCGCAGTTTCATTGTGAAGGTGGAGGGGTGA
- a CDS encoding transposase, whose product MPRQGEGGRRLVLHPHEKELRDAREAWRDPQVREAYRERSQGERLINEGVRHGGRNARAFGLRAAQLQVHAIALAHNLRLLARTLATQAEAESKAAKRAA is encoded by the coding sequence GTGCCGAGGCAAGGAGAGGGCGGCCGCCGCCTCGTGCTTCATCCCCACGAGAAGGAGCTTCGGGATGCGCGGGAGGCTTGGCGTGACCCTCAAGTACGCGAGGCGTACCGCGAGCGCTCACAGGGCGAGAGGCTCATCAACGAGGGGGTCCGGCACGGAGGTCGAAATGCCCGAGCCTTTGGACTTCGGGCTGCCCAGCTCCAAGTGCACGCGATAGCGCTCGCGCACAATCTCCGTCTCCTCGCGCGAACCTTGGCCACGCAGGCCGAGGCAGAGTCGAAGGCGGCAAAGCGAGCCGCGTAG
- a CDS encoding transposase codes for MLGDIASGLLLSLTVTSRNVHDGQPAYRLIRRANELYESLDRVLGDTAYGGAHLRHTVQRTLGVCLLSPPPPVEHKEGRLGKARFAVDFDSTKSLAPTASRASTGDCSGPANTGRMRRSSSGPRTSATGARSMRRAEARRGRPPPRASSPREGASGCAGGLA; via the coding sequence CTGCTCGGCGACATCGCCAGCGGGCTTCTGCTGTCACTCACCGTCACGAGCCGGAACGTGCACGACGGGCAGCCGGCCTACCGACTCATTCGCCGGGCCAACGAACTCTACGAGAGTCTCGACCGGGTACTCGGGGATACCGCGTACGGAGGCGCGCACCTGCGACACACCGTCCAACGGACGCTCGGCGTCTGCTTGCTTTCGCCTCCGCCTCCTGTGGAGCACAAGGAGGGTCGCCTGGGTAAGGCTCGCTTCGCCGTCGACTTCGACTCCACCAAGTCACTTGCCCCCACGGCGTCACGAGCGTCGACCGGCGACTGTTCTGGTCCAGCGAACACGGGGCGCATGCGCCGCTCTTCGTCTGGCCCAAGGACGTCTGCGACGGGTGCCCGCTCAATGAGGCGTGCCGAGGCAAGGAGAGGGCGGCCGCCGCCTCGTGCTTCATCCCCACGAGAAGGAGCTTCGGGATGCGCGGGAGGCTTGGCGTGA